A single region of the Fusarium fujikuroi IMI 58289 draft genome, chromosome FFUJ_chr05 genome encodes:
- a CDS encoding probable subtilisin-like serine protease — translation MKDAEYGAVLLMQRKDAESLTRAAAVSLPSVGLDCTVSRRYVFNHWSFRGISLNVDCNKDIISTQSIVSTLKSIEGVGKVWPITTEKLPSDSLKRKGASEAELRRRRYERDNQIKGLPLNNNINHRSEADSDTLSTHIDTGVARLRAENITGAGIRVAVLDGGFDLTVPGLSLTSIDYTHDVTNGGDNVQDECWYHGTHVLGIIGAKGNEVEHNISGVAPDASYELFRIQAYDSSSATQDALLASLIDAADRGVDIITCSYGSPIAWLEDPWTTVADRVAANGTLVFFPSGNRGPGIFTGNSPADGDYVTAVGSVDNSVTPYYSWEATWSTANNSATGSFGIVPSTPFNFPNNTKLTVWAPDISASDDCLPMPDRSSLPDDLSNVIVLSKYKQCWLDAWGGSHILTEAFNISYALYYPGKSNTTISDGPLFAVSDFQNAKGVATVDYNTASMLLAARKEHGSLEISTSTVSHLSYEVNNLSGLLSSKFTGWGPTLRALSMPLFLAPGGNILSTLPQRFGGLGVLGGTSMSTPFAAGVAALVKQKHPEYSADDIRNVIATTARPVKWNDAKGHTLNFLAPTFQQGGGLVDAWSAVHTTTLLSTASLSVNDTAYRATSLTFSIKNSGKKTAKYRLSHIGAGSGYVLGESGYNLTKAEAYPVYADIHIHPTSLEIKPGSSATASVSIIKEPDLPDAVTRVSHFSGYVAIEAEGATNRLTLPYTGLGAPLLTLPAINRDTAILAGYNTSNSATIPLTEERVFNCTLNTTVNSPVTFQDNFYPGVRVDLVVQSRDFALSIVDTDSGKEMFVMTRGSPEDPYLAGWTWYYDGTDANYFHLPAGRYHWRAKALKMTGDPKKKEDYDTWESGSWILRIVS, via the exons ATGAAGGACGCAGAATATGGAGCCGTATTGCTAATGCAGAGGAAGGATGCCGAGAGCTTAACGCGTGCCGCGGCGGTATCTCTTCCCAGTGTTGGCCTGGACTGCACCGTATCACGACGATACGTTTTCAACCACTGGAGTTTCCGAGGTATATCCCTGAATGTCGATTGTAACAAAGATATCATCTCTACTCAATCAATTGTTTCTACCTTGAAATCCATTGAAGGTGTAGGGAAGGTATGGCCAATCACCACAGAGAAACTACCTTCTGATAGCCTCAAGAGGAAAGGCGCCTCAGAGGCCGAATTGCGCCGGCGACGCTACGAACGGGACAACCAAATAAAAGGCCTACCTCTCAACAATAATATTAATCACAGATCAGAGGCAGACTCAGATACTTTATCTACTCATATCGATACTGGAGTTGCAAGACTACGCGCCGAGAACATCACTGGTGCAGGTATACGAGTGGCTGTTCTCGACGGGGGGTTCGATCTCACTGTGCCAGGCTTGAGCCTAACCAGCATCGATTACACCCATGATGTGACAAACGGTGGTGACAACGTACAAGACGAGTGCTGGTACCACGGTACGCACGTCCTGGGTATCATAGGTGCCAAAGGTAACGAGGTCGAGCACAATATCAGCGGCGTCGCACCTGATGCATCGTATGAGCTGTTCCGTATCCAGGCCTACGACTCTTCATCCGCCACACAAGATGCGCTCCTGGCTTCATTAATTGATGCTGCAGATAGGGGCGTCGATATAATCACTTGCTCATATGGAAGCCCCATTGCCTGGCTCGAGG ATCCCTGGACCACTGTGGCAGATAGAGTCGCGGCGAATGGCACACTTGTCTTTTTCCCGTCCGGCAATCGCGGACCAGGGATCTTCACTGGCAACAGCCCAGCCGATGGTGACTATGTTACTGCTGTTGGATCCGTCGACAACTCCGTGACTCCGTATTACTCATGGGAGGCCACGTGGTCTACTGCCAATAACAGTGCAACCGGCTCTTTTGGGATCGTGCCCAGCACACCTTTCAACTTTCCAAACAACACGAAATTGACGGTCTGGGCGCCCGACATCTCTGCCTCAGATGACTGCCTCCCGATGCCTGATAGGTCGTCTCTTCCCGATGATCTATCAAATGTCATTGTCCTTTCTAAGTACAAGCAGTGCTGGCTTGATGCATGGGGTGGATCACACATCCTTACCGAAGCATTCAATATTTCCTATGCTTTGTACTATCCAGGCAAAAGTAACACTACTATCTCTGATGGTCCCCTCTTCGCTGTTTCCGATTTCCAAAACGCCAAAGGCGTCGCTACGGTTGATTACAACACAGCCTCCATGTTACTGGCAGCAAGAAAAGAACACGGCTCCTTAGAGATCTCAACTAGTACAGTTTCTCATCTATCATACGAAGTCAACAACCTGTCAGGCTTGCTCAGCTCAAAATTTACAGGCTGGGGCCCTACCCTCCGGGCTTTGTCAATGCCTTTGTTCCTGGCCCCAGGAGGCAACATTCTAAGCACACTCCCGCAGCGGTTTGGCGGTCTAGGTGTGCTTGGTG GTACCAGCATGTCTACCCCATTCGCAGCCGGTGTCGCCGCTCTTGTCAAGCAGAAGCACCCTGAATATTCAGCTGACGATATCCGGAATGTGATTGCAACAACAGCACGCCCAGTAAAGTGGAATGATGCAAAGGGTCATACACTAAACTTCTTGGCACCAACCTTCCAGCAAGGTGGTGGCCTTGTCGACGCTTGGAGCGCTGTGCATACCACCACCTTGCTAAGCACCGCTTCCTTGAGTGTCAACGACACTGCCTATCGCGCTACCAGCCTTACCTTCAGCATCAAAAACAGCGGTAAGAAGACTGCTAAGTACCGACTAAGCCATATCGGGGCTGGATCAGGCTACGTCCTGGGAGAGAGCGGCTACAACCTAACAAAAGCAGAGGCTTATCCAGTCTATGCCGATATCCATATTCACCCCACATCTCTCGAAATCAAGCCCGGGTCCTCGGCCACGGCTTCAGTGTCTATCATCAAAGAGCCCGATCTACCTGATGCTGTCACTCGCGTCTCACATTTCAGCGGTTATGTTGCCATTGAGGCCGAAGGGGCGACTAACAGACTTACGCTGCCATACACCGGGCTAGGAGCTCCCTTACTTACATTACCAGCTATCAACCGAGACACTGCCATCCTAGCAGGATATAATACCTCAAACTCCGCGACGATACCACTGACCGAGGAACGCGTCTTCAACTGCACTTTAAACACGACTGTGAATTCGCCAGTTACATTCCAAGATAACTTTTACCCTGGCGTTAGAgttgatcttgttgtccAGAGTAGAGACTTCGCGCTTAGTATTGTCGACACTGATTCTGGCAAGGAGATGTTTGTGATGACGCGCGGTTCACCTGAAGACCCCTATCTGGCTGGTTGGACATGGTACTATGATGGAACCGATGCGAATTACTTTCATTTACCAGCGGGAAGATATCACTGGCGGGCTAAGGCACTCAAGATGACGGGAGACCccaagaaaaaggaagacTATGATACTTGGGAGAGTGGAAGTTGGATTCTCAGAATAGTATCTTAG
- a CDS encoding probable aspartate aminotransferase, cytoplasmic, with protein sequence MPTLEDTTSKDSTPSWLNAVPKIVADEIFSLAADYRLDPNPQKVDLLIGAYRSDDWNPCPLPSVLEAERRILSQNDLGKHEYLPIEGDATYLRLAQKLLFAQDDQSELLQRIVSVQSISGSGAIHIGAAFLSRFLKPRCVWVSDPTWGPHILMFERMGVECKKYPYYDSATRLLNFQGLIDTLESQGQTGDIIMLQVCAHNPTGLDLSEEQWKVVAEICQRKGIFPFFDNAYQGFATGDPEKDAWPLRYFASLERPLTFCVAQSFSKNFGLYGQRTGAFHFINNSRGTTIQSNILQQLRFIIRTEYSTPPRTGCNIVKTILGDPELKSQWLSDVSSMSKRLGQVRSALHGGLSALAESGDFDHIMKQSGMFSYTGLNPQQNINGGIKR encoded by the exons ATGCCCACTCTCGAGGATACCACTTCCAAGGACTCTACGCCATCGTGGTTGAACGCAGTACCAAAAATTGTCGCCGATGAGATATTCTCCTTGGCAGCAGACTATCGCCTCGACCCAAACCCGCAAAAGGTCGATCTGCTAATCGGGGCCTACCGTTCCGATGATTGGAACCCATGCCCATTACCTTCGGTACTGGAAGCAGAACGTCGTATCCTATCTCAAAACGACTTGGGGAAGCATGAGTATCTCCCTATCGAGGGAGATGCCACTTATCTCAGACTGGCTCAAAAGCTTCTATTCGCCCAAGATGACCAGTCTGAGCTATTGCAGCGAATAGTCTCAGTCCAATCTATCTCTGGATCTGGAGCCATCCACATTGGTGCTGCTTTTCTGTCCCGTTTCCTCAAACCGAGATGTGTATGGGTCTCTGATCCTACTTGGGGTCCTCATATTCTGATGTTTGAAAGAATGGGCGTGGAATGCAAGAAATATCCATACTACGATTCAGCAACACGACTCCTCAATTTCCAAGGACTGATCGACACTCTCGAATCTCAGGGCCAAACTGGAGATATTATCATGCTCCAAGTCTGTGCTCATAATCCAACTGGCCTCGATCTGAGTGAAGAACAGTGGAAGGTTGTTGCTGAGATTTGTCAACGCAAAGGCATCTTCCCATTCTTTGATAATGCATATCAAGGCTTTGCCACAGGAGACCCAGAAAAAGACGCTTGGCCGCTTCGATACTTTGCCAGTCTAGAACGCCCTCTGACTTTCTGTGTGGCACAGTCCTTCTCTAAGAACTTTGGACTCTACGGACAGAGAACAGGAGCTTTCCATTttatcaacaacagcaggGGTACCACCATCCAGTCCAACATCCTTCAGCAGCTTCGTTTCATTATTCGAACCGAATACTCAACTCCACCTCGAACAGGCTGTAACATTGTGAAAACCATCCTTGGCGACCCAGAGCTTAAGTCCCAATGGCTCAGTGATGTTTCTTCCATGAGCAAAAGACTGGGACAGGTCCGCTCAGCACTTCATGGTGGCCTGAGCGCCCTCGCAGAAAGCGGTGACTTTGACCATATCATGAAACAG AGTGGCATGTTTTCATATACAGGTCTCAACCCCCAGCAG AATATCAATGGCGGGAT TAAAcgttaa
- a CDS encoding PDC1-Pyruvate decarboxylase, isozyme 1 codes for MTKSQIPVCEYLFRRIASLGIRHIFGVPGDFNRMSSDNVTILDHVYAVPELEWLGCCNELNAAYGTDGYARVRELPGVLLTTYEVGELSAMNGVAGAYAVRAGMIHIVGMTSRQVQKQRPLIHHTFEPNMDHTIYMQMSAPIRNSHTFLVNEEKSTADIDRVTEDCVKSRLPLYIFIPMDVPSISVPLSALDKPLDLEIKNDEEIESKILGMVLNAISRAMNPSIPVDALTIRHSGRELVHELADLPQFPTFSCPLSKGIINENIPYCMGVYSVNGTVISLGSMEALETSDLIINTGTLQTDSDTGGFTRKIPEKKAILLEHDKCVILGEEFPNIHFLPVLRRLVKNLKAKAGHFNLPAIRVNFSLPCQFGMFDATFPPRSRAITSTFWSAIGFSVEAYLGACVATREMKHPSRVILIVGDGSLQISVQDIGTCIRFGFKPIILLVNNNGYSIERAIRGAELSYNGINSNWDHQQLLSFFGARPDTALESILGKEALNEAENISLIELFFSPFDYHWRLATQVSNTLDRLLEKQEKFN; via the exons ATGACCAAGTCGCAAATTCCCGTTTGCGAATATCTATTCCGTCGCATTGCCTCGCTTGGTATCCGACATATTTTTGGCGTACCTGGCGATTTCAACCGTATGAGCTCAGACAATG TCACGATTCTTGATCATGTCTATGCTGTTCCCGAACTGGAGTGGCTCGGCTGCTGCAATGAACTCAATGCTGCATACGGAACGGATGGATATGCTCGCGTCAGAGAGCTTCCAGGTGTCCTCCTCACCACGTACGAAGTGGGCGAGCTGTCAGCCATGAACGGAGTTGCTGGAGCTTACGCTGTGCGTGCCGGGATGATTCACATTGTTGGCATGACTAGTCGACAAG TCCAGAAACAACGACCGCTGATTCATCATACATTTGAGCCAAACATGGATCACACCATCTATATGCAAATGAGTGCTCCCATCAGAAACTCACATACATTTCTAGTCAATGAGGAAAAATCGACTGCTGATATTGACCGAGTAACTGAGGATTGTGTCAAGAGCCGCCTGCCACTATACATTTTTATTCCTATGGATGTCCCCTCAATCTCAGTTCCTCTCTCGGCTCTCGACAAACCGTTGGATTTGGAAATCAAGAACGATGAAGAAATCGAGTCTAAGATTCTCGGCATGGTGCTTAATGCTATTAGTCGTGCTATGAACCCATCAATCCCTGTTGATGCTCTTACAATCCGTCACAGCGGAAGGGAGCTTGTCCACGAGCTGGCTGATCTACCTCAATTCCCAACCTTCTCATGCCCATTGTCTAAGGGAATAATCAATGAAAATATACCCTACTGCATGGGTGTTTACAGTGTAAACGGTACAGTAATCTCCCTCGGTTCCATG GAAGCCCTTGAGACCTCTGACCTGATCATCAACACTGGCACTTTGCAAACTGACTCCGATACTGGTGGATTTACACGCAAGATTCCGGAGAAAAAGGCcatccttcttgaacatGACAAATGTGTTATACTTGGCGAAGAGTTCCCCAACATCCACTTTCTCCCTGTTTTGCGTCGACTTGTCAAGAATCTGAAGGCCAAAGCAGGCCACTTTAATCTTCCAGCTATTAGGGTTAATTTTAGTCTCCCCT GTCAATTTGGAATGTTTGATGCCACGTTTCCCCCACGGTCCAGGGCTATTACATCAACATTCTGGTCGGCCATTGGGTTCTCGGTCGAGGCGTACCTTGGAGCTTGTGTTGCCACCCGTGAGATGAAGCACCCTAGTCGCGTAATTCTCATTGTCGGTGATGGTTCTTTACAGATATCCGTCCAGGACATCGGAACATGTATTCGCTTTGGTTTCAAGcccatcatccttcttgtaAACAACAACGGCTACTCAATTGAAAGAGCCATTCGTGGCGCTGAGCTAAGCTACAATGGCATCAACTCCAACTGGGATCACCAGCAGCTGCTTAGCTTCTTCGGGGCCAGACCTGACACTG CACTTGAGAGTATACTTGGCAAAGAGGCACTCAACGAGGCTGAAAATATCAGC CTTATCGAGTTGTTCTTCAGCCCATTCGACTATCACTGGCGCTTGGCTACTCAAGTCAGCAATACACTTGACAGACTTT TGGAAAAGCAAGAGAaatttaactaa
- a CDS encoding related to ketoreductase — MSGKKVLLTGGSGFVGSHCLDLLLQEGYEVVTTVRSEKKGQDILAAFPAAKSQLSYAIVEDIARENAFDEAVKTAEFDSVLHVASPFHYKPVDIQKDLIDPAVNGTLNILKAVSDYAPTVQRVVITSSFSAVVNIKHPEKMYREHHFNPITLEEAYEDGVQAYRASKAFAERAAWDFVQAKKPGFSLTTMNPPLILGPPTPWLASMDSINTSNERLRDLCQGKWKNKLPPTASWYWVDVRDVALAHVRALENLDAGGRRFFLMQGRMSNAQIAQVAADHYPHLKDKIPKTLVDDTPADLWEVDTAPSKDVLGLEYLDLETCIVDSLKLLMN, encoded by the exons ATGTCTGGAAAAAAGGTTCTACTTACAGGCGGCAGTGGGTTTGTTGGATCTCAttgtcttgaccttctcctcCAGGAAGG CTATGAGGTCGTTACAACTGTGCGATCGGAGAAGAAAGGGCAGGATATTCTCGCTGCCTTTCCTGCAGCCAAGTCGCAACTCTCATATGCTATTGTCGAGGACATTGCCCGTGAGAATGCTTTCGACGAGGCTGTAAAGACCGCCGAATTTGATTCAGTGCTGCACGTAGCCAGCCCATTTCACTACAAGCCAGTGGATATCCAGAAGGATCTTATTGACCCTGCAGTGAACGGCACTTTGAATATCCTCAAGGCAGTCAGTGATTACGCCCCAACAGTCCAGCGCGTTGTCATCACATCATCGTTCTCAGCAGTGGTCAACATTAAACACCCCGAGAAGATGTATCGAGAGCATCACTTCAACCCGATAACTCTGGAAGAAGCATATGAGGATGGCGTACAAGCCTACAGAGCTAGCAAGGCATTTGCCGAGCGAGCCGCCTGGGACTTTGTgcaagccaagaagcctgGATTTTCTCTCACCACTATGAACCCACCTCTGATTCTCGGACCACCAACACCGTGGCTCGCGTCCATGGACTCGATCAATACTTCAAATGAACGTTTGAGAGATCTATGCCAGGGAAAATGGAAAAATAAATTGCCTCCAACAGCCTCGTGGTACTGGGTTGACGTTAGAGATGTTGCTCTCGCTCACGTTCGAGCTTTGGAAAATTTGGATGCTGGAGGAAGGAGGTTTTTCTTGATGCAAGGTAGAATGAGTAATGCTCAGATTGCACAGGTGGCGGCAGATCATTATCCTCATCTCAAGGATAAAATTCCAAAGACTCTGGTGGATGATACACCTGCCGATCTTTGGGAAGTTGACACAGCACCATCGAAGGACGTTCTAGGTCTCGAGTATCTGGATCTGGAAACCTGCATAGTGGATTCGCTGAAGCTTCTGATGAATTAA
- a CDS encoding related to neutral amino acid permease: protein MLGTEKVDDQEGQVFAGEVHDDPGHAHDAVFGRLTNDGPNYRNVGWVGTAGLMMKTQLGLGILSIPSVFDTLGMIPGLICLCAIAAITTWSDYIVGTFKLRHREVYGIDDAGGLMFGRAGQEIFGFAFGLYWTFVCGSAMLSVSIGFNAVSDHGTCTAVFVAVAAITGFIFASIRTLGKLSWLAWLGLICVISSVIILTIAVGIQDRPAAAPKDAVWVSDYELFKKPSFTNAMSAICALIFAYAGTPAFFSIAAEMRDPRHYTRSLILCQTVISACYIAIGCVVYYFCGSYVASPALGSAGVLIKRVSYGIALPGLIVTTMLTCHLASKHVFVRVLRGSKHLAANTFTHWVSWIGCTFGITVVAYVIASGIPIFGGLVSLIGALLATSLSFQPMGCMWLYDNWKRGKQDRSISWSIGVLWSVIIIVLGTFLTIAGTYASVVDIIASYRVSGGSAAWSCADNSGSS, encoded by the exons ATGCTTGGCACCGAAAAGGTTGATGACCAGGAGGGTCAAGTGTTTGCTGGTGAAGTTCATGATGACCCTGGTCATGCTCATGATGCTGTTTTCGGAAGACTCACAAATGACGGGCCAAATTACCGCAAT GTCGGTTGGGTGGGCACCGCAGGTCTGATGATGAAAACgcagcttggccttggaatCTTGTCCATCCCATCTGTCTTCGACACGCTGGGAATGATACCCGGCCTCATCTGTCTTTGCGCTATCGCTGCAATTACGACATGGTCAGATTATATAGTCGGCACTTTCAAGCTTCGCCATCGTGAAGTCTATGGTATTGATGATGCAGGTGGCTTGATGTTTGGTCGTGCTGGGCAGGAAATCTTTGGTTTTGCTTTTGGCCTTT ACTGGACGTTTGTCTGCGGGTCAGCGATGCTAAGCGTGTCGATTGGATTCAATGCCGTTTCTGATCACGGAACTTGTACTGCCGTCTTTGTCGCCGTTGCAGCTATCACTGGTTTCATCTTCGCCAGCATCCGAACCCTCGGGAAGCTAAGTTGGCTCGCTTGGCTGGGATTGATCTGTGTCATCTCTTCAG TCATCATCCTAACAATTGCCGTGGGTATACAAGATCGACCTGCAGCTGCACCCAAAGACGCAGTTTGGGTATCAGACTAcgagctcttcaagaagccaagCTTCACCAACGCCATGTCCGCTATCTGTGCATTGATCTTCGCCTATGCAGGTACCCCAGCTTTTTTCAGCATTGCCGCAGAAATGAGGGATCCTAGACACTATACGAGATCTCTGATCCTGTGCCAGACGGTCATTAGTGCCTGCTATATCGCGATCGGTTGTGTAGTGTACTATTTCTGTGGCTCGTATGTTGCTTCACCAGCGCTTGGATCTGCAGGtgtcttgatcaagagagTCAGCTATGGAATTGCACTTCCTGGACTAATAGTCACTACTATGTTGACTTGCCAT CTGGCGAGTAAACATGTCTTCGTTCGTGTTTTACGAGGCTCCAAGCATCTCGCGGCCAATACCTTCACCCATTGGGTATCTTGGATAGGGTGTACTTTTGGCATCACAGTTGTCGCCTATGTGATAGCCAGCGGAATCCCAATCTTTGGTGGGCTAGTTTCGCTCATCGGGGCATTACTTGCAACGTCACTCTCATTCCAGCCGATGGGATGTATGTGGCTCTACGATAACTGGAAGCGTGGTAAGCAAGATCGATCCATATCTTGGTCCATTGGTGTGCTCTGGAGCgttatcatcatcgtcttgggGACATTCCTGACGATTGCTGGGACATATGCTTCCGTGGTTGACATTATAGCCTCATACAGAGTGTCCGGAGGTTCAGCAGCCTGGTCGTGTGCTGACAACTCGGGCTCTTCGTAG
- a CDS encoding probable alpha-glucoside transport protein, with product MSDEKVSAAAPEAHIDTSDPSKTHPDVIDHARSAANKEQKMTLMQGIKLYPKAVAWSILISTCIVMEGFDIVLVNNFYAFPQWNKKYGQLQPDGTYQVSAAWQAGLSNGANVGSIIGLFLNGWLSERFGYRYTIIGCLIWLSGCITLFFTAQNVQMLLAAEILCGLPWGIFQTICVTYASEVCPIALRGYLTTYVNFCWGLGQEIGIGILRSMIGRTDQWAYRIPYGLQWIWPLPLMVGLWLAPESPWWLVRKGRVADAKKSLLRLTSLNRETDFDADETVAMMVHTTALEEKLTEGSSYIDCFKGVNRRRTEIVCMVWAMQNLSGNSFSNYSTYFLEQAGMSAEHAYSFALGQYAINMIGVFGAWGLMSIGIGRRTLYLYGLCGLCTVLCILGFLGLVPEADRQKGALATGSLMIGWAVVYQLTVGSVAYSLVSELPSRRLQIKTVALGRIFYGIVGIVNAVLAPYMLNPTAWNWSNYTGFFWGGICFLCVIYTYFRLPEPNGRTFAELGVLFEKGVSARKFATTKVDVFHESVDDHVLDQLSKADQATVETVEQAPAHK from the exons ATGTCGGACGAAAAGGTCTCGGCTGCTGCCCCAGAGGCTCACATCGATACTTCGGATCCTAGCAAGACTCATCCTGATGTTATCGACCATGCGCGCTCGGCGGCCAAcaaggagcagaagatgaCCCTCATGCAGGGCATCAAGCTGTATCCCAAGGCTGTCGCGTGGAGTATCCTCATCTCGACTTGCATTGTCATGGAAGGATTCGATATTGTCCTTGTCAACAACTTCT ATGCTTTCCCTCAGTGGAACAAGAAGTACGGTCAACTCCAGCCTGATGGAACATATCAGGTGTCTGCAGCATGGCAAGCTGGTTTGAGTAAT GGTGCTAACGTCGGTTCCATCATCGGTCTCTTCCTCAATGGTTGGCTCTCTGAGCGCTTCGGATATCGATACACCATCATCGGCTGCCTCATCTGGCTCTCCGGCTGCAtcaccctcttcttcaccgcTCAGAACGTCCAGATGCTCCTCGCCGCCGAAATCCTCTGCGGTCTCCCGTGGGGTATCTTCCAGACCATCTGCGTCACCTACGCCTCCGAAGTCTGTCCCATCGCCCTCCGAGGTTATCTCACCACATACGTCAACTTCTGCTGGGGTCTCGGACAAGAAATCGGCATTGGAATCTTGCGATCTATGATCGGCCGAACTGATCAGTGGGCTTACAGAATCCCTTACGGTCTGCAGTGGATCTGGCCTCTGCCTTTAATGGTCGGCTTGTGGCTTGCTCCCGAGTCTCCTTGGTGGCTTGTTCGCAAAGGCCGTGTtgctgatgccaagaagaGTCTTCTTCGACTTACGAGCCTCAACCGTGAGACTGATTTCGATGCTGATGAGACTGTGGCTATGATGGTTCATACAACTGCTCTCGAGGAGAAGTTGACTGAAGGAAGCTCTTATATCGATTGTTTCAAGGGTGTTAACCGTCGACGAACAGAAATCGTCTGTATGGTTTGGGCTATGCAGAACCTCAGCGGTAACTCCTTTTCCAACTACTCAACCTACTTCCTCGAGCAAGCCGGTATGTCTGCCGAGCACGCCTACTCTTTTGCTCTTGGACAATATGCTATCAACATGATTGGTGTCTTTGGTGCCTGGGGTCTGATGTCCATTGGAATCGGTCGCCGAactctttacctttatgGATTGTGCGGTCTCTGCACCGTCCTCTGcattcttggcttccttggTCTCGTCCCTGAGGCTGATCGTCAGAAGGGTGCTCTCGCTACTGGAAGTCTGATGATTGGATGGGCCGTTGTTTATCAGCTCACTGTTGGCTCCGTTGCCTactctcttgtctctgagcTTCCCTCTCGACGCCTTCAGATCAAGACTGTTGCGCTTGGCCGTATCTTCTA TGGTATTGTCGGTATTGTCAACGCTGTTCTGGCCCCTTACATGCTCAACCCCACAGCCTGGAACTGGAGCAACTACACTGGTTTCTTCTGG GGTGGCATCTGCTTCCTCTGTGTCATCTACACCTACTTCCGCCTGCCCGAGCCCAATGGCCGAACCTTTGCCGAGTTGGGCGTTCTGTTCGAGAAGGGTGTCAGCGCGCGAAAGTTCGCTACCACCAAGGTCGATGTCTTTCACGAGTCTGTCGACGATCATGTTCTCGATCAGTTGAGCAAGGCCGATCAGGCCACTGTCGAGACCGTTGAGCAAGCCCCCGCACACAAGTAG